A region of Granulicella aggregans DNA encodes the following proteins:
- a CDS encoding TonB-dependent receptor translates to MQFLNSGPNSSANAQWSLESLFLRLPLVLALLLAGVMAIAPRPAAAQTTTATLSGNVVDDTGATIPGADVTLTNQGTGSVRTTKANSGGTFVFAAVPTGDYTVEVKYAGFKSNLIKGIHLNPQDSQNLSKVTLQIGEVTQVVNVSASDVGLINSGERSTLITSNDIQKLSIEGRDVGELVKMLPGFAIAQTSGSIDNQAYDPSQVNVTGALRSYSANGNAANGVTLLSDGANVSDPGNYGDSVQNVNSDMVEEVKVQTSNFTAETSNGPVVVNAVGKSGTQNFHGGLYAYARTYQLNAQDWLSKYEGQLKPTDRYVYPGGNLSGPVIIPGTKFNRLKKLTFFVGAEDYAQRNIYAYGSASQAISHALVPTAAMRTGDFSCPTLQAYLGTSIISGCNANGSSIIANASYNNIAAVPTQTRDAHTIGNGQIASSYFDPGTLALLNTLPLPNSTPLNGFNYFHTNLINNNLWQGRVRTDYSISDKVKLFGTYNVERGNQGVPEVPYYSPSQTAPMGGIDTPGGGLLSTIDSQTGGLNLTVILSPRLTNELQGNMTWLHQAFVPKTPSALLKSTIGYPDTYYGLSNPTTGAPISKSTQFPQFSDYGNDGLPLDLAPDFSVGEPYAKKALPSVTDNVTFQLKTHTLKAGIYIQKVINNQRLSSAVSSTSGRIANYYFGSTFTDPDGTIVTSSGNYVANFLQGMIEQFNQQNIEPQQNLYFWNINWYVTDSWKVTPRLTVDYGLRFEHLGPWQDAHGQGISVFDPTTAGDPTSAHQGYTYHGINPNIPNAGVPARFAFYEPRVGMAFDAFGDGKTMLRGGWGMYRNHDNWNVIQLAAAQAQGVTVTSVSGGAGIDLKQIGASNVAGTVGTGNFSSGSASANNYALDRTDDEQPLTYTYSFTVDQQLPKGSQFEIAYVGNQGRNLSAENANNLTLSLQNINPVPLGAFFHPDPVTGAVVPLGAIDSLSTAQVNDYRPYNKLGNVYVPRHVLYSYYNGLQTSWNKQSGHLTYGVNYTWSKALGIKDGFYNGNAVDATNLRNNYGVLSFDRTHIFNASYSYDEGAPFRGARALRAVLNNWAISGITGVQSGPDLQATYYANFNLTGKLGPSGGTQLNVDNRTFLGTPDVQLQPILTCNPGVHTAANQFVNPNCFKLPQIGQNGPFNAPYIHGPAFFNSDLTLVRNLALPDNRNLQFRFAAFNFLNHPLTSFSTSFPQQIQLNLSNLAADGYTSNPASATPAAGFGTSTIKEGRRVVEVAAKFTF, encoded by the coding sequence ATGCAGTTCCTCAACTCAGGACCGAACTCCTCCGCAAACGCACAGTGGAGCCTCGAGTCTCTCTTTCTTAGACTTCCGCTTGTCCTGGCACTCCTGCTCGCCGGTGTCATGGCCATCGCGCCACGACCCGCTGCCGCGCAGACAACGACAGCCACGCTCAGCGGCAACGTTGTAGACGACACCGGCGCCACCATTCCCGGCGCGGATGTGACGTTGACCAACCAGGGCACGGGCAGCGTCCGCACCACCAAGGCAAACTCCGGCGGCACCTTCGTCTTCGCCGCTGTCCCTACGGGGGACTATACGGTCGAAGTGAAGTATGCCGGATTCAAAAGCAATCTCATCAAGGGCATTCACCTGAATCCGCAGGACAGCCAGAACCTCTCAAAGGTCACGCTGCAGATCGGTGAGGTCACGCAGGTGGTCAACGTCTCCGCCAGCGATGTCGGCCTCATCAACTCCGGCGAGCGCAGCACGCTCATCACCAGCAACGATATTCAGAAGCTCTCGATCGAAGGCCGCGATGTCGGCGAACTGGTCAAGATGCTGCCAGGCTTCGCTATCGCACAGACCTCCGGAAGCATCGATAACCAGGCCTACGATCCTTCGCAGGTAAATGTGACCGGCGCGCTGCGTTCCTATTCCGCCAACGGAAACGCGGCGAATGGCGTCACGCTGCTCAGCGATGGGGCAAACGTCTCCGACCCCGGCAACTATGGCGACTCAGTGCAGAACGTCAACTCCGACATGGTCGAAGAGGTAAAGGTACAGACCTCCAACTTCACGGCAGAGACTTCGAATGGTCCGGTGGTTGTGAATGCCGTCGGCAAGTCGGGCACGCAGAACTTTCACGGCGGCCTTTACGCGTATGCGCGCACTTACCAGTTGAATGCCCAGGACTGGCTCTCGAAGTACGAAGGGCAGCTCAAGCCAACCGATCGCTACGTCTATCCGGGCGGCAATCTTAGCGGACCCGTGATCATTCCCGGCACAAAGTTCAACCGTTTGAAGAAGCTGACCTTCTTTGTTGGCGCAGAGGATTACGCACAGCGCAACATCTACGCGTATGGCAGTGCGTCGCAGGCAATCTCTCACGCGCTTGTGCCCACTGCGGCCATGCGCACGGGCGACTTCAGTTGCCCAACCCTGCAGGCCTATCTCGGCACCAGCATTATCAGCGGTTGCAACGCCAACGGGTCTTCCATCATTGCCAACGCCTCGTACAACAACATCGCCGCGGTGCCCACCCAGACGCGCGACGCGCACACCATCGGCAACGGCCAGATCGCTTCGAGCTACTTCGATCCTGGCACCTTAGCGTTACTCAACACGCTGCCTTTGCCTAATAGCACCCCACTCAACGGCTTCAACTACTTTCATACCAACCTGATCAATAACAACCTTTGGCAGGGTCGTGTCCGCACAGACTATTCCATCTCCGACAAGGTGAAGCTGTTCGGCACCTACAACGTGGAGCGGGGCAACCAGGGGGTTCCCGAGGTTCCCTACTACTCTCCTTCGCAAACCGCGCCGATGGGCGGCATCGATACACCCGGTGGCGGCCTGTTGAGCACCATCGACTCACAGACCGGCGGATTGAACCTTACGGTGATCCTCTCGCCTCGGTTGACGAATGAACTTCAAGGCAACATGACGTGGCTGCACCAGGCGTTCGTGCCAAAGACTCCGAGTGCGTTGCTGAAGTCGACGATCGGATATCCGGATACTTACTACGGGCTCTCCAATCCGACGACCGGAGCTCCGATCAGCAAGAGCACGCAGTTCCCGCAGTTCAGCGACTATGGCAACGATGGTCTGCCGCTCGACCTTGCTCCGGACTTCTCTGTTGGAGAGCCTTACGCGAAGAAGGCGCTGCCTTCGGTTACAGATAATGTGACCTTCCAGCTGAAGACACACACGTTGAAGGCGGGAATTTATATACAGAAAGTAATCAACAATCAGAGGCTCTCCTCGGCGGTGTCGAGCACGAGCGGTCGCATCGCGAACTACTACTTCGGTTCGACTTTCACCGACCCGGACGGAACGATTGTTACGAGCAGTGGCAACTACGTTGCCAACTTCCTGCAAGGCATGATCGAACAGTTCAACCAGCAAAATATAGAGCCGCAACAGAACCTCTACTTCTGGAACATCAATTGGTACGTAACGGATTCGTGGAAGGTCACGCCGCGCTTGACGGTGGACTATGGACTCCGCTTCGAGCACCTTGGCCCATGGCAGGATGCGCACGGCCAGGGCATCTCGGTCTTCGATCCCACGACTGCCGGTGATCCGACCAGCGCGCATCAGGGTTATACGTACCATGGGATCAATCCCAACATCCCGAATGCGGGAGTACCAGCGCGCTTCGCGTTCTATGAGCCGCGCGTAGGTATGGCCTTCGATGCGTTCGGCGACGGTAAGACCATGCTTCGTGGAGGTTGGGGAATGTACCGCAACCACGATAACTGGAATGTGATTCAACTCGCCGCCGCACAGGCTCAGGGCGTGACGGTGACTTCGGTCTCCGGTGGTGCCGGAATCGACCTGAAACAGATCGGCGCATCGAACGTTGCAGGAACAGTGGGTACGGGCAACTTCAGCTCGGGATCCGCGTCTGCGAATAACTATGCTCTCGATCGCACCGATGACGAGCAGCCGCTCACCTACACGTACAGCTTCACAGTCGATCAGCAGCTTCCGAAGGGATCGCAGTTCGAGATCGCGTACGTGGGCAACCAGGGACGGAATCTCTCAGCGGAGAACGCAAACAACCTCACCCTCTCGCTGCAGAACATCAACCCTGTTCCTCTGGGAGCTTTCTTTCATCCCGACCCCGTCACTGGCGCGGTCGTGCCGCTAGGCGCGATCGACAGCCTGAGCACCGCACAGGTCAATGACTATCGGCCCTACAACAAGCTGGGAAATGTCTATGTTCCGCGGCATGTCCTGTACTCGTACTACAACGGTCTACAGACCAGCTGGAACAAGCAGAGCGGACACCTGACTTACGGAGTGAACTACACCTGGAGCAAGGCGCTCGGCATCAAGGACGGTTTCTATAACGGCAATGCGGTCGATGCGACCAACCTGCGCAACAACTACGGCGTGCTGTCATTCGATCGCACGCACATCTTCAACGCGAGCTACAGCTATGACGAAGGCGCGCCCTTCAGAGGTGCCCGAGCGCTGAGGGCCGTGTTGAACAACTGGGCCATCTCCGGCATCACCGGCGTACAGAGCGGGCCTGATCTGCAGGCTACGTATTATGCAAACTTCAACCTCACGGGCAAGCTCGGGCCCAGCGGAGGCACGCAGTTGAACGTGGACAACCGGACGTTCCTGGGTACGCCGGACGTTCAATTGCAGCCGATTCTTACGTGCAATCCCGGGGTACATACGGCAGCGAATCAGTTCGTAAATCCAAACTGCTTCAAGCTTCCGCAGATTGGGCAGAATGGGCCATTCAACGCGCCCTACATTCACGGGCCCGCCTTCTTCAACAGCGATCTCACGCTGGTGCGCAATTTGGCGCTTCCAGACAACCGGAACCTGCAGTTCCGATTTGCCGCGTTCAACTTCCTAAACCATCCGCTTACGAGCTTCTCCACTTCGTTCCCACAGCAGATCCAGTTGAACCTCAGCAACCTCGCCGCCGACGGATACACTTCGAACCCAGCGTCCGCGACACCGGCAGCCGGCTTCGGCACTTCGACGATCAAAGAAGGTCGTCGAGTGGTTGAAGTCGCGGCCAAGTTCACCTTCTAA
- a CDS encoding Ig-like domain repeat protein yields the protein MPTSYGTKFSALVLGLGACIGTIAAAQTFTPPAAATSSRTTPYSDLSASQALAVDSSGDIFFSRPGSGILAEKPANGGAEITLYTAPSGGGGYPKGVAANDTYAYLTDYAGHLWQVAIAGGAATDLLPACNSIDGYYLGTQVVATDGLGNVYTAGNNETALFKITSADVCSVVSGATLDANSHIAADAVGDLAYSTGGTLYSLPAGATSPIAVTATFNSIIGLRSDAAGNVFVTTYSGIVEVPFIHGALDGAAAFTVLAGSSQSDVAVAQDGTIYTTDGTNLFKNLIGNLRFAATTVGTASTAQTVNVIFSSTQTLSGLRYTSGVETSAEIANAGSGSCAVGQSYAEGAACTINLTFTPASIGARNGAVVLSSTAGTIGTVAIVGQGSGPGLTADPGTQTALGSGWQLPSGIAVDPNGAVFVTDKTAGTLSLIEAGSTTPQVIATGLSQPVAAAVAADGTAYVATSAGNLVKVPYSGTAYGTPITVSTGFTSPSAMTVGPDGSLYVANTGAGTVVRIPNQGGALNFSDQTAVGSGFTSPAGLAFDSTGNLFVADSGAGSIFEVRTGTTNMVVTGLTSPTAIAVDDSESLYVLESGVPTVLRIAYTNGSYNTNATTALGNGFTTPVALAADSAGNLYLVDSGGPAVASIQRTAGSLNLGRINTGSSSTAQSLSLSNDGDTALTFGSPLYVASGNTSDFTVTTPTSSGCASGTSLAAGGTCAIAGVFAPTATGPLTETLTLASNAANASSITGAFTGTGINLPKTNLTLVTNPVGRVTYGTSVTATATVAAPAGSTGAPTGTVTFLVNGTPYQTVSLASGGASAVITGLPAGSNRIDATYSGDTNFAASAGNSQTIVVTLAPTATSFTSSISSAAAVPPGTSVVLTATVTSAVTSSKPTGAVNFISNGTVVASAVVNTSTGIASVSTSTLPLGTYSILAIYNGDSGFASSSSAAIAVSIRSQQYDVVNPPGTLSVTAPGSVSGTFAIAPISGYVGGVDMACSGLPANTRCTFLPATVAFSAASSSPQNVTLTVTTGTPPPTTVAAWIFPLTGILLLGVWRKRRSLAVKHVRLFRIAAILLSGVALFSATGCGSSGVSTPAGSSTVTVTLTGTPNGTTTIPANGAGEITKSFTFMLDVQ from the coding sequence ATGCCTACCTCTTATGGAACGAAATTCTCTGCCCTCGTGCTTGGCCTCGGAGCCTGCATAGGCACCATCGCCGCGGCGCAGACGTTCACTCCACCCGCTGCGGCCACGTCGTCGCGCACAACGCCCTATAGCGATCTCTCCGCGAGCCAGGCGCTTGCCGTCGATTCGAGCGGAGATATCTTCTTCTCTCGGCCAGGATCAGGCATCCTCGCCGAGAAGCCCGCCAATGGCGGAGCGGAGATCACCCTTTACACCGCGCCATCTGGAGGCGGCGGCTATCCCAAAGGCGTCGCCGCAAATGATACGTATGCGTATCTCACGGACTACGCCGGGCACCTCTGGCAGGTTGCCATCGCGGGCGGTGCCGCGACCGATCTGCTGCCAGCCTGCAACTCGATCGATGGGTACTACCTGGGCACGCAGGTCGTAGCGACGGACGGACTGGGCAACGTCTATACCGCTGGAAATAACGAGACGGCCCTCTTCAAGATCACCTCTGCCGATGTCTGTTCCGTGGTGAGCGGCGCGACGCTTGATGCAAACTCGCACATCGCCGCAGACGCAGTGGGCGACCTTGCCTACTCGACGGGCGGTACACTCTACAGTCTGCCCGCCGGAGCGACCTCTCCGATTGCGGTTACGGCCACTTTCAACAGCATCATTGGATTGCGCTCGGACGCTGCGGGCAACGTCTTCGTCACAACGTACAGCGGCATTGTCGAAGTGCCTTTCATCCATGGCGCCCTCGATGGCGCGGCTGCCTTCACCGTCCTAGCAGGGAGCTCGCAGAGCGATGTCGCCGTCGCGCAAGACGGCACGATTTACACGACCGATGGGACCAACCTCTTCAAGAACCTCATTGGCAATCTGCGGTTTGCTGCGACTACGGTGGGTACCGCTTCGACAGCACAGACGGTCAACGTGATCTTTAGCAGCACGCAGACGCTCTCCGGTCTTCGCTACACCTCGGGAGTGGAGACTTCGGCCGAGATCGCAAACGCGGGTTCCGGAAGCTGCGCTGTTGGGCAGTCCTACGCGGAAGGTGCGGCCTGCACCATCAACCTGACCTTCACTCCAGCTAGCATCGGAGCGCGCAACGGTGCTGTCGTGCTGTCCTCAACCGCTGGAACGATCGGTACAGTTGCAATCGTAGGCCAGGGTTCTGGACCAGGATTGACCGCCGACCCCGGAACCCAAACCGCGCTGGGCAGTGGATGGCAGCTTCCTTCGGGCATCGCCGTCGACCCGAACGGTGCAGTCTTCGTGACAGACAAGACCGCCGGTACGCTCTCCTTGATTGAGGCCGGCAGCACGACACCGCAGGTGATCGCTACCGGCCTCTCGCAGCCTGTGGCCGCTGCGGTTGCGGCAGATGGTACCGCCTATGTTGCGACCTCGGCTGGCAATCTCGTGAAGGTTCCCTACTCAGGCACAGCCTACGGAACGCCGATCACGGTCTCAACAGGATTTACATCCCCATCGGCGATGACTGTTGGACCGGACGGCAGCCTGTATGTGGCGAACACAGGAGCAGGAACCGTAGTACGCATTCCCAATCAGGGTGGCGCACTCAATTTCTCTGATCAGACTGCCGTTGGCAGCGGCTTCACGTCGCCTGCGGGGCTGGCCTTCGATTCCACCGGGAATCTCTTTGTCGCTGACTCCGGCGCGGGAAGCATCTTCGAGGTTCGCACAGGCACTACTAACATGGTAGTAACAGGCCTGACCTCACCGACCGCTATCGCGGTTGACGATTCAGAGAGCCTCTATGTCCTCGAAAGCGGCGTCCCGACTGTACTCCGCATCGCCTACACCAACGGAAGCTACAACACGAACGCCACAACCGCATTGGGCAACGGGTTCACCACTCCTGTGGCCCTGGCTGCCGACAGTGCTGGCAACTTGTACCTTGTGGACTCCGGCGGCCCTGCGGTCGCGAGCATTCAGCGCACTGCGGGGTCACTGAACCTTGGCCGGATCAACACGGGTTCGTCCAGCACGGCGCAGAGCCTCAGCCTGAGCAACGACGGCGACACCGCACTCACCTTCGGCTCGCCCCTCTACGTAGCCTCTGGGAACACCAGTGACTTCACCGTCACGACACCAACGTCAAGCGGATGCGCGTCGGGTACATCGCTTGCCGCCGGTGGAACATGCGCCATCGCTGGCGTCTTCGCGCCGACGGCTACCGGCCCACTGACCGAGACCCTTACCTTGGCTTCAAATGCCGCTAACGCCTCGTCCATCACCGGAGCCTTCACCGGGACCGGCATCAATCTTCCAAAGACCAATTTGACGCTCGTAACGAATCCTGTCGGCAGAGTCACCTACGGCACTTCAGTGACTGCGACCGCCACGGTCGCGGCACCTGCGGGTTCGACCGGTGCTCCAACCGGCACGGTCACATTCCTCGTAAACGGTACGCCCTATCAGACTGTGAGTCTGGCAAGCGGAGGCGCGTCAGCAGTGATCACCGGCCTTCCGGCAGGCAGTAACAGGATTGATGCGACGTATAGCGGTGATACGAACTTCGCCGCGAGCGCAGGTAACTCGCAGACCATCGTGGTTACACTTGCTCCCACTGCAACCAGCTTTACAAGCAGCATCAGCAGCGCGGCGGCGGTACCACCGGGGACCAGTGTCGTGCTCACAGCCACAGTCACCTCGGCGGTCACGTCGAGCAAGCCGACAGGGGCTGTCAACTTCATAAGCAATGGAACCGTCGTGGCGTCAGCCGTGGTGAACACCTCCACCGGGATAGCTTCGGTGTCGACATCCACATTGCCCTTGGGCACTTACAGTATCTTGGCGATCTATAACGGTGACTCTGGCTTCGCTTCGTCGTCATCGGCCGCAATCGCCGTCTCGATCCGAAGCCAGCAGTACGACGTGGTGAATCCTCCCGGCACGTTGTCTGTCACCGCGCCCGGTTCGGTCAGCGGCACCTTCGCGATCGCTCCCATCAGCGGCTACGTCGGGGGCGTCGATATGGCTTGCTCCGGCCTGCCCGCCAATACGCGATGCACGTTCCTCCCGGCCACGGTCGCATTTTCAGCCGCGAGCTCTAGCCCGCAGAACGTAACCTTGACTGTCACTACGGGAACTCCACCGCCAACCACTGTGGCCGCGTGGATCTTTCCCCTCACCGGCATCCTGCTCCTCGGTGTCTGGCGCAAACGGAGAAGCCTGGCCGTGAAACACGTCCGTCTTTTCAGGATCGCAGCGATCCTTCTTTCGGGAGTCGCGCTGTTCTCCGCAACTGGCTGTGGCTCCAGCGGCGTCAGCACACCCGCAGGAAGCTCTACCGTAACGGTAACGCTAACGGGGACACCGAACGGGACCACAACCATCCCGGCAAATGGGGCAGGTGAAATTACCAAGTCGTTCACCTTCATGCTCGACGTTCAATAG
- a CDS encoding multicopper oxidase family protein, with protein MNAQSLDKSPCPRPQAGSTVEEPEDLRSINGVLEVQLTAFDSVEPGGATRYCYADSAGRESPNLRVIPGDLVVLRLKNLLKEPAKNAAANPHAHAHHPASEDPCSSGIMSAVSTNLHFHGLTIPPVCHQDDVMKTSVQPGDAPFEYRFRIPDNEPPGLYWYHPHIHGFSKDQLLGGASGALIVEGIERARRSVAGLPERVFIIRDQDLVNPNASPAKSEPVVPKFMIDRDGDAANNGTGFGKPAKDLSINYVPVPYPDYPPATIKMRPNEKQLWRVLNASAITYLNLEVLFGRSAQPLQLVAMDGVPIDHNDSRIETQNVQTHIGLPPGARAEFILTGPAEGERGLFVTRTVDTGPGGENDTNRMLAKIVALPNAPEPRSKLQGSPDPLPPPTQAWIGSVRPVRVRHLYFSEKLTDPNDPTSAIEFYLTVDGQEPKMFDMSSEAPNVTAEQGTVEDWIIENRSSELHAFHIHQLHFLLLDYAGTPVNEDFVRDTVNVPYFNGHTLGYPSIRVRMDFRDPNTVGMFPYHCHLLEHEDKGMMGSIRVIPSTDSVKKNNTAAYASSQSNSRP; from the coding sequence TTGAATGCGCAATCGCTGGACAAGAGTCCTTGCCCGCGGCCTCAAGCAGGAAGTACCGTCGAAGAGCCAGAAGACCTGCGAAGCATCAACGGTGTCCTCGAGGTTCAACTCACCGCCTTCGACTCCGTGGAGCCGGGTGGCGCGACGCGATATTGCTACGCCGATTCGGCGGGTCGGGAGTCGCCTAACCTGAGAGTGATTCCCGGCGACCTCGTCGTGCTGCGTCTGAAGAATTTGCTGAAGGAACCTGCAAAAAACGCCGCGGCAAACCCTCACGCCCATGCGCATCATCCCGCTTCAGAAGATCCCTGTTCCAGTGGCATTATGAGTGCAGTCTCGACGAACCTCCACTTTCACGGACTTACTATTCCGCCCGTCTGTCACCAGGACGACGTGATGAAGACCTCTGTACAGCCAGGAGATGCACCCTTCGAGTATCGATTTCGCATACCCGACAATGAACCGCCAGGGCTCTACTGGTATCACCCCCACATTCATGGGTTCAGCAAGGATCAACTCCTTGGTGGTGCATCCGGGGCTCTCATTGTCGAAGGAATTGAGCGCGCAAGGAGATCTGTGGCTGGGCTGCCAGAACGAGTCTTCATCATTCGCGATCAGGACCTGGTGAACCCGAATGCATCGCCGGCAAAGTCCGAGCCCGTCGTTCCAAAGTTCATGATCGACCGCGATGGAGATGCGGCGAACAACGGTACGGGCTTTGGTAAACCGGCCAAGGACTTGTCCATCAACTATGTCCCGGTGCCCTATCCTGACTATCCGCCGGCAACAATCAAGATGAGGCCGAACGAGAAGCAGCTTTGGCGCGTCCTGAATGCTTCTGCGATCACTTACTTGAATCTCGAAGTGCTGTTTGGCAGATCCGCCCAGCCATTGCAACTGGTGGCGATGGATGGCGTTCCCATCGACCACAACGATTCTCGGATAGAGACCCAGAATGTCCAGACGCATATCGGTCTGCCTCCGGGTGCGCGCGCGGAGTTCATTCTTACCGGGCCAGCGGAAGGGGAGCGCGGGTTGTTCGTGACAAGAACGGTCGATACCGGCCCTGGTGGGGAGAACGACACAAACCGGATGCTGGCTAAGATCGTGGCCCTGCCCAACGCACCGGAACCACGGTCGAAGCTGCAGGGTTCGCCCGATCCTCTTCCTCCTCCCACGCAGGCGTGGATCGGAAGCGTTAGGCCAGTGCGTGTGCGGCACCTGTATTTCTCGGAAAAACTGACCGACCCAAATGATCCGACCAGCGCCATAGAGTTTTATCTCACTGTCGATGGGCAGGAGCCAAAGATGTTCGACATGAGCTCCGAGGCGCCGAATGTCACGGCGGAACAAGGGACGGTCGAGGACTGGATCATAGAGAATCGGTCCAGCGAGCTGCATGCCTTTCACATTCATCAGCTCCATTTCCTGTTACTGGACTACGCTGGCACACCGGTAAACGAAGACTTCGTCCGTGATACCGTCAATGTTCCTTACTTCAATGGGCATACGCTTGGGTATCCCAGCATCCGTGTTCGCATGGACTTCCGCGATCCAAACACGGTGGGCATGTTCCCTTACCACTGCCATCTTCTGGAGCATGAGGATAAAGGGATGATGGGGTCGATACGGGTTATACCAAGCACGGACTCGGTGAAAAAGAACAACACCGCCGCATACGCTTCCTCGCAATCTAATTCGCGCCCCTAG
- a CDS encoding alkaline phosphatase family protein, whose protein sequence is MSSTQLALSATQLVRTGMVSAMILQLSLGSAFAAGPAVSSKHSRDNETSTPIKHVIVIIGENRSFDHVFATYVPKKGEKVFNLLSEGIVKADGTPGPNFKKAEQKAATDSQPDAFLLSPATVPFPGAVLPAPLVGGPTDSYITDDSLTLAKQSENGLPADYYGYLVTGGTGQKSHTPDARIANVSALPPGPFQLTNGDTFTYNSYAASPVHRFYQMWQQLNCNADQATYKNPSGCDAKLFPWVETTEGAGANGIAQPANFSTEYSSTAVTTGEGSTAMGFYNVQNGDAPYFKKLADDYSMSDNFHQSVNGGTGANHIMFGHGDAIYFEDANGNAAVPPHNVEVATGTANAGIVDEVENPNPAVNTNNWYTEDGYGGGSYGSASYGGGSYSDCSDKTQPGVAPIVTYLKSLPTPISPRCEKGHYYLLNNYNPGYFGNGNNAFTDTNANNTVFTIPPSTTPSIGDDLLKNDVSWKYYGDQWNNYVNDPYQLNYGAVGKNTDEYCNICNPFQYDKSIMSNAAIRTAHIQDTENLYEDIKNGTLPAVSVVKPSGLVDGHPSSSKLDLFEGFTKKIVDAVKANPELWKDTAIFITFDEGGGYYDSGYVQPVDYFGDGTRIPLLVVSPYSKGGHISHEYSDHVSILKFIEANWGLETVTRRSRDNFPNPIAVEDNPYVPVNSPAIGDLMSLFNFDLR, encoded by the coding sequence ATGTCTTCCACGCAGCTTGCATTGAGTGCCACGCAACTTGTGCGCACTGGAATGGTATCCGCGATGATACTTCAGCTCTCGCTCGGCAGCGCGTTCGCAGCTGGTCCGGCCGTGAGCAGCAAGCACTCTCGCGACAACGAAACAAGCACGCCCATCAAGCACGTCATCGTAATCATTGGCGAAAATCGCAGCTTCGATCACGTCTTCGCTACGTACGTTCCGAAGAAGGGCGAGAAGGTGTTCAACCTTCTCTCTGAAGGCATTGTGAAGGCGGACGGCACCCCTGGTCCGAACTTCAAGAAGGCCGAGCAAAAGGCCGCCACCGACAGTCAGCCGGATGCATTCCTCCTGAGCCCGGCCACGGTACCGTTTCCGGGCGCTGTGCTCCCCGCTCCTCTCGTCGGCGGTCCGACCGACTCCTACATCACCGACGACAGCCTCACTCTCGCAAAGCAGTCAGAAAATGGTCTTCCGGCCGACTACTACGGCTACCTCGTCACTGGCGGCACGGGCCAGAAGAGCCACACCCCCGACGCCCGCATCGCGAACGTCTCTGCTCTGCCTCCGGGTCCGTTCCAGCTGACCAACGGCGATACCTTCACCTACAACTCCTACGCTGCAAGCCCGGTTCACCGCTTCTACCAGATGTGGCAACAGCTGAACTGCAACGCCGATCAGGCCACCTACAAGAACCCCTCCGGCTGCGACGCCAAGCTGTTCCCCTGGGTTGAGACGACCGAAGGTGCAGGCGCAAACGGCATCGCGCAGCCTGCCAACTTCAGCACCGAGTACTCCTCGACCGCGGTGACCACGGGCGAAGGGTCGACCGCGATGGGCTTCTACAACGTACAGAATGGCGATGCTCCGTACTTCAAGAAGCTCGCTGACGACTATTCCATGAGCGACAACTTCCACCAGTCCGTAAACGGCGGTACCGGTGCGAACCACATCATGTTCGGTCATGGCGATGCCATCTACTTCGAAGATGCAAACGGCAACGCTGCGGTCCCTCCTCACAATGTTGAAGTAGCCACAGGGACGGCCAACGCCGGAATCGTGGATGAAGTCGAGAATCCCAACCCGGCGGTCAACACCAACAACTGGTACACCGAAGACGGCTACGGCGGCGGTTCCTATGGCTCCGCATCCTACGGTGGCGGTTCCTACTCGGACTGCTCCGATAAGACGCAACCGGGTGTGGCTCCCATCGTCACGTACCTGAAGTCGCTTCCGACTCCCATCTCCCCGCGTTGCGAGAAGGGTCACTACTACCTCCTCAACAACTACAATCCCGGCTACTTTGGCAACGGCAACAACGCCTTCACCGACACAAACGCCAACAACACTGTCTTCACGATTCCGCCCTCAACCACCCCCAGCATCGGCGACGATCTGTTGAAGAACGACGTCTCCTGGAAGTACTACGGAGACCAGTGGAACAACTACGTCAACGATCCCTACCAGCTGAACTACGGCGCAGTGGGCAAGAACACGGACGAATACTGCAACATCTGCAATCCTTTCCAGTACGACAAATCCATTATGAGCAATGCCGCAATTCGCACCGCTCACATCCAGGACACTGAGAATCTCTACGAAGACATCAAGAACGGGACCCTCCCCGCGGTCTCGGTCGTCAAGCCCAGCGGCCTGGTCGATGGTCACCCGTCATCCTCCAAGCTCGACCTCTTCGAGGGCTTCACCAAGAAGATCGTCGACGCGGTGAAGGCCAACCCGGAACTCTGGAAGGACACCGCGATCTTCATCACCTTCGATGAAGGCGGCGGTTACTACGACTCTGGCTACGTGCAGCCAGTCGACTACTTCGGAGACGGTACACGTATTCCGCTGCTCGTCGTGTCTCCCTACAGCAAGGGCGGTCACATCTCCCACGAGTACTCGGACCATGTGTCGATCCTGAAGTTCATCGAAGCGAACTGGGGCCTGGAAACGGTTACGCGCCGCAGCCGCGATAACTTCCCCAACCCAATTGCCGTAGAAGACAATCCGTATGTTCCGGTCAATAGCCCGGCCATCGGTGATTTGATGAGCCTGTTCAACTTTGATCTCCGCTAA